One segment of Mycolicibacterium sp. YH-1 DNA contains the following:
- a CDS encoding nitrate reductase subunit alpha — protein sequence MSAQIGGPIEALLARSGRFFTSGKTSDDLRTVTRRGGREGDVFYRDRWSHDKVVRSTHGVNCTGSCSWKVYVKDGIITWETQETDYPSVGPDRPEYEPRGCPRGAAFSWYTYSPTRVRYPYARGVLVEMYREARARLGDPVLAWADLQADPARRRRYQQARGKGGLVRVTWTEATEMIAAAHVHTIKEYGPDRVSGFSPIPAMSMVSFAAGSRFIEMIGGVMTSFYDWYADLPVASPQVFGDQTDVPESGDWWDAAYLMMWGSNVPVTRTPDAHWMAEVRYRGTKVVAVSPDYADNTKFADEWMPCAAGTDGALAMAMGHVILSECFVRNRIPFFVDYVRQYTDLPFLVRLEERDGVLVPGKNLTAADLGLDVENAAFKPALLDGATDDIAVPKGSLGFRYGDDGVGKWNLELGDLVPALTVARPDGETAVVHLPRFDTIDGHGEVLARGVPVRRVGAHRVCTVYDLMLAQYGVRRPGLPGTWPTGYDDDTEPYTPAWQEAITGVSAAQAIRIAKEFARNAEDSGGRSMIIMGAGICQWFHGDATYRAVLALLLLTGSMGRNGGGWAHYVGQEKCRPVTGWAAMAMGTDWCRPPRQMAGTSYWYTHTDQWRYDGYRADALASPLGRGRFDDKHTMDVLSSAVAMGWTPFYPQFDRSSLDVADEARAAGREIPAYVAEKLAAGELKLAVTDPDNPRNWPRVLNIWRANLLGSSSKGNEYFLRHLLGTTSNLQAEPAPEELRPNDVAWTYDIPEGKVDMLMSIDFRMTSTTLLSDVVLPAATWYEKGDLSSTDMHPFIHAFSPAIDPPWETRSDYEAFGAIARTFSALAARHLGTRTDVVLGTLQHDTPGAMAYPGGTEHDWRKTGETPVPGKTMGPIAVVERDYAAVADKWATLGPLVDELGLTTKGVTTHPTVEVAELGAKFGVMDSGPAEGRPAITTAERMADVILALSGTSNGRLAVEGFRELEKRTGRRLVHLAEGSEERRITYADTQARPVPVITSPEWSGSETGGRRYAPFTVNIEELKPFHTLTGRMHFYVDHDWLEELGEQLPIYRPPLDMSRLFGEPALGSEGVGLTVRYLTPHSKWSIHSEYQDNLFMLSLSRGGPTMWMSPADAAKIAVHDNDWVEAVNRNGVLVCRAVVSHRMPDGVVYVYHAQERTIDVPLTETTGNRGGIHNSLTRLLVKPTHLAGGYAQHAFAFNYLGPTGNQRDEVTVVRRRSQEVSY from the coding sequence GTGAGCGCGCAGATCGGCGGCCCGATTGAGGCGTTGCTCGCACGCAGCGGCAGATTCTTCACGTCGGGCAAGACATCCGACGACCTGCGCACCGTCACCCGCCGCGGCGGGCGCGAGGGCGACGTGTTCTACCGCGACCGCTGGAGCCACGACAAGGTGGTGCGGTCCACACACGGAGTGAACTGCACCGGATCGTGCTCGTGGAAGGTCTACGTCAAGGACGGCATCATCACCTGGGAGACCCAGGAGACCGACTACCCGTCGGTGGGCCCCGACCGGCCCGAGTACGAACCGCGCGGCTGCCCCCGCGGCGCCGCGTTCTCCTGGTACACCTACTCGCCGACACGGGTGCGTTACCCCTACGCGCGCGGCGTTCTGGTCGAGATGTACCGCGAGGCCCGTGCCCGATTGGGCGATCCCGTGCTGGCCTGGGCCGACCTCCAGGCAGATCCGGCTCGGCGACGTCGCTATCAGCAGGCGCGCGGCAAGGGCGGACTGGTGCGCGTGACCTGGACCGAGGCCACCGAGATGATCGCGGCCGCGCACGTCCACACCATCAAGGAGTACGGACCGGACCGCGTCTCCGGCTTCTCGCCGATCCCAGCGATGTCGATGGTGTCATTCGCCGCCGGTTCTCGGTTCATCGAGATGATCGGCGGGGTGATGACGTCGTTCTACGACTGGTACGCCGATCTGCCGGTGGCCTCGCCGCAGGTCTTCGGCGACCAGACCGACGTGCCGGAATCCGGGGATTGGTGGGACGCGGCATACCTGATGATGTGGGGCTCGAACGTGCCGGTGACCCGGACACCCGATGCGCACTGGATGGCCGAGGTTCGCTACCGCGGAACCAAGGTCGTCGCCGTGAGCCCCGATTACGCGGACAACACGAAGTTCGCCGACGAGTGGATGCCCTGCGCGGCGGGCACCGACGGAGCCCTCGCGATGGCGATGGGCCACGTCATCCTCTCGGAGTGCTTCGTGCGCAACCGAATTCCCTTCTTCGTCGACTACGTGCGGCAGTACACCGATCTACCCTTCCTGGTGCGGCTCGAGGAACGTGACGGTGTGCTGGTGCCCGGGAAGAACCTCACCGCCGCCGACCTCGGTCTGGATGTGGAGAACGCGGCGTTCAAGCCAGCCCTGCTCGACGGGGCGACCGACGATATCGCCGTGCCCAAGGGTTCGCTGGGGTTCCGCTACGGCGACGACGGCGTGGGCAAGTGGAATCTGGAACTCGGGGATCTGGTCCCGGCTCTGACGGTTGCGCGACCCGATGGCGAGACCGCGGTGGTCCACCTGCCACGTTTCGACACGATCGACGGGCACGGCGAGGTTCTGGCGCGAGGCGTCCCGGTACGGCGGGTCGGTGCACACCGCGTCTGCACGGTGTATGACCTGATGCTGGCCCAGTACGGGGTGCGACGGCCGGGACTGCCGGGCACGTGGCCCACCGGCTACGACGACGACACCGAGCCCTACACCCCGGCCTGGCAGGAGGCGATCACCGGAGTGTCGGCCGCACAGGCGATCCGCATCGCCAAGGAGTTCGCGCGCAACGCCGAGGACTCCGGTGGACGGTCGATGATCATCATGGGCGCCGGCATCTGTCAGTGGTTCCACGGTGACGCCACCTACCGCGCGGTCCTGGCACTGCTGTTGTTGACCGGATCGATGGGCCGCAACGGCGGCGGCTGGGCCCACTACGTCGGCCAGGAGAAGTGCCGGCCGGTGACCGGATGGGCCGCGATGGCGATGGGCACCGACTGGTGCAGGCCGCCCCGCCAGATGGCAGGCACGTCGTACTGGTACACCCACACCGACCAGTGGCGCTACGACGGCTATCGCGCCGACGCATTGGCAAGTCCTCTGGGCCGCGGCAGGTTTGACGATAAGCACACCATGGACGTGCTCAGCTCCGCGGTGGCGATGGGGTGGACGCCGTTCTATCCGCAGTTCGACCGGTCCAGCCTCGACGTCGCCGACGAGGCCCGGGCGGCCGGTCGGGAGATCCCCGCCTACGTGGCGGAGAAGTTGGCCGCCGGCGAGCTCAAGCTGGCAGTCACCGACCCCGACAACCCGCGGAACTGGCCCCGAGTGCTCAACATCTGGCGGGCCAACCTGCTCGGCTCCTCGAGCAAGGGCAACGAGTACTTCCTGCGCCACCTGCTGGGCACCACGTCGAACCTGCAGGCCGAGCCGGCACCCGAAGAACTGCGGCCCAACGACGTTGCGTGGACCTATGACATTCCCGAGGGCAAGGTCGACATGCTGATGTCGATCGACTTCCGGATGACGTCGACAACCCTGCTATCGGATGTCGTGCTGCCCGCGGCCACCTGGTACGAGAAGGGTGACCTGTCCAGCACCGACATGCACCCGTTCATTCACGCGTTCAGCCCGGCGATCGACCCGCCCTGGGAGACGCGATCGGACTACGAGGCGTTCGGCGCGATCGCCCGCACCTTCAGCGCGCTCGCCGCGCGACACCTGGGCACCCGAACCGATGTCGTCCTCGGCACCCTGCAGCACGATACCCCCGGCGCGATGGCGTATCCCGGAGGTACCGAACATGATTGGCGCAAGACGGGGGAGACGCCGGTCCCGGGGAAGACGATGGGACCGATTGCGGTCGTCGAACGCGACTACGCCGCGGTTGCCGACAAGTGGGCCACCCTGGGCCCGCTCGTCGACGAGCTGGGCTTGACCACCAAGGGTGTGACGACGCATCCGACGGTCGAGGTCGCCGAACTCGGCGCTAAGTTCGGGGTGATGGACTCCGGCCCAGCGGAGGGTCGTCCGGCGATCACGACGGCCGAGCGGATGGCCGACGTCATCCTCGCACTGTCGGGTACCTCCAACGGCAGGCTGGCCGTGGAGGGATTTCGGGAACTCGAGAAGCGCACCGGGCGACGACTGGTGCACCTGGCCGAGGGCAGCGAGGAACGCCGCATCACCTACGCCGACACCCAGGCTCGTCCCGTCCCCGTGATCACCAGCCCGGAGTGGTCCGGCAGTGAGACCGGCGGCCGCCGGTACGCGCCGTTCACCGTCAACATCGAGGAACTCAAGCCCTTTCACACGCTGACCGGCCGGATGCACTTCTACGTCGACCACGACTGGCTCGAGGAACTCGGAGAGCAGCTGCCCATCTACCGGCCGCCACTGGACATGTCCCGGTTGTTCGGCGAGCCCGCACTCGGTTCCGAGGGAGTGGGCCTGACGGTGCGCTATCTCACCCCGCACTCGAAGTGGTCGATCCACTCCGAGTATCAGGACAACCTGTTCATGCTGTCACTGTCACGCGGCGGACCGACCATGTGGATGAGCCCGGCCGATGCCGCGAAGATCGCAGTGCACGACAATGATTGGGTCGAGGCGGTCAACCGCAACGGCGTTCTGGTGTGCCGTGCTGTCGTCTCGCACCGCATGCCCGACGGTGTGGTGTACGTGTATCACGCACAGGAGCGGACGATCGACGTTCCGCTGACCGAGACCACGGGAAACCGTGGCGGCATTCATAATTCGTTGACCCGGCTGCTGGTCAAGCCGACTCACCTCGCGGGCGGATACGCACAGCACGCGTTCGCGTTCAACTACCTGGGACCCACCGGGAACCAGCGCGACGAGGTGACGGTGGTCCGCCGCCGCTCGCAGGAGGTGTCCTACTGA
- a CDS encoding nitrate/nitrite transporter — translation MIGPLSTTYAGDMSLSSTKASMLVATPILVGALGRIVVGSLTDRFGGRVMFIAICLASILPVLAVGVAGTIDSYPLLLVFGFFLGIAGTVFAVGIPFANNWYEPARRGFATGVFGAGMVGTALSAFFTPRFVAWFGLLTAHVIIAVALALTAVICLLVMRDSPAFTPNTEAVLPKLAAAAKLGVTWEMCFLYAVVFGGFVAFSNYLPTYIKTIYDFSAVDAGARTAGFALAAVIARPIGGALSDRIPPKYVVLVSLAGTAVMAFIAVFQPPPDLWSAVTFIGLALFLGMGTGGVFAWVARRAPAKSVGSVTGIVAAAGGLGGYFPPLVMGASYDEVDNDYTFGLLLLVATALIALAYTAIRLHAHEPVPRDRPAAAT, via the coding sequence ATGATTGGCCCGCTGTCGACAACGTATGCCGGCGACATGTCTCTGAGCAGCACCAAGGCCTCGATGCTCGTGGCCACGCCGATTCTCGTCGGTGCGCTGGGCCGCATCGTCGTCGGATCGCTGACCGACCGGTTCGGTGGCCGCGTCATGTTCATCGCGATCTGTCTCGCCTCGATCCTGCCAGTGCTGGCGGTCGGGGTGGCCGGAACCATCGATTCATATCCGCTGCTGCTGGTCTTCGGGTTCTTCCTGGGTATCGCGGGAACGGTCTTCGCGGTCGGAATTCCGTTCGCGAACAACTGGTACGAGCCGGCCCGTCGCGGCTTCGCGACCGGCGTTTTCGGTGCGGGAATGGTCGGCACCGCGCTGTCGGCGTTCTTCACGCCCCGGTTCGTCGCGTGGTTCGGGTTGCTCACCGCGCACGTCATCATCGCCGTCGCCCTGGCGCTCACGGCCGTGATCTGCCTGCTGGTGATGCGCGACTCGCCCGCGTTCACGCCGAACACCGAGGCGGTGCTGCCGAAGTTGGCAGCCGCCGCCAAACTCGGTGTGACGTGGGAGATGTGCTTCCTCTACGCCGTCGTCTTCGGCGGTTTCGTCGCCTTCAGCAACTACCTGCCCACCTACATCAAGACGATCTACGACTTCTCCGCTGTCGACGCGGGCGCCCGCACCGCAGGATTCGCGCTTGCCGCCGTGATCGCCCGACCGATCGGTGGTGCCCTCTCCGACCGGATTCCGCCGAAGTACGTCGTGCTGGTCTCCCTGGCGGGCACGGCGGTGATGGCCTTCATCGCGGTCTTCCAGCCACCCCCGGACCTCTGGTCCGCCGTGACCTTCATCGGGTTGGCGCTGTTCCTGGGAATGGGAACCGGTGGCGTGTTCGCCTGGGTCGCGCGTCGGGCGCCAGCCAAATCGGTCGGCTCGGTCACCGGAATCGTCGCCGCCGCAGGAGGATTGGGTGGTTACTTCCCACCGCTGGTAATGGGTGCCAGCTACGATGAGGTCGACAACGACTACACCTTCGGTCTGCTGTTGCTGGTGGCCACCGCACTCATCGCGTTGGCGTACACCGCAATACGATTGCACGCCCACGAACCGGTTCCGCGGGACCGGCCGGCGGCCGCCACGTGA
- a CDS encoding cupin domain-containing protein, protein MNKFSLTAKAREQLAAAGRASSGRSAHTVYGGHEHVLRQTMIALVAGQRLDEHSNPGEATVHVLLGRVRLIAGDNTWEGSAADLIVVPDARHSLEAVEDSVILLTVAKLPAQDDGS, encoded by the coding sequence GTGAACAAGTTCTCATTGACGGCGAAGGCCCGCGAACAGCTCGCGGCAGCGGGACGTGCCAGCAGCGGGCGCAGTGCCCACACCGTGTACGGCGGCCACGAACACGTGCTCCGTCAAACGATGATCGCGCTGGTGGCGGGTCAAAGGCTCGACGAGCACTCGAATCCAGGTGAGGCAACCGTCCATGTCCTTCTCGGACGGGTGCGGCTCATCGCGGGCGACAACACCTGGGAGGGCTCGGCGGCTGATCTGATCGTGGTACCCGATGCGCGGCACTCACTCGAGGCCGTCGAGGACTCGGTAATTCTGCTCACCGTCGCCAAACTGCCCGCACAGGACGACGGCTCGTAG
- a CDS encoding FAD/NAD(P)-binding oxidoreductase, whose amino-acid sequence MTTAKHQILIVGGGSAGISVAARLLRNGQSDVAVIEPSDKHYYQPLWTLVGGGQAKASTTERSEASVMPKGATWIRNAAATVDPDSNTVICSDGATYEYDVLVVCPGIQLDWNRTEGLQDAIGKGGVSSNYEYDLAPRTWEFIRDLRSGSAVFMMPSGPIKCAGAPQKIAYLAADYWRRQGVLKDIDVHLVVPTPRLFGIPAIADSLDVVAADYGITVHTSAEVTSIDATGRKVTVSGVGENGSDSMLAFDVLHAVPRQSAPDWIKSSPLSTGDANGYVDIDKHTMQHVRYPNVFSLGDAGSSPNSKTGAAIRKQAPVVADNIAAFLASRPLGASYNGYASCPIVTSSHAMLLAEFNYDMKVTPSFPVIDATKPHRGYWYLKKYGLPFMYWNLMLKGLA is encoded by the coding sequence ATGACCACCGCGAAACATCAGATCCTGATCGTCGGCGGAGGCTCCGCCGGTATCTCGGTCGCGGCCCGTCTGCTGCGCAACGGACAGTCCGACGTCGCCGTCATCGAGCCTTCCGACAAGCACTACTACCAGCCGCTGTGGACCCTCGTCGGGGGCGGGCAGGCGAAGGCGTCGACGACTGAGCGGTCCGAGGCGTCGGTGATGCCCAAGGGAGCGACGTGGATCAGGAACGCCGCGGCCACCGTCGACCCCGACAGCAACACGGTGATCTGCAGTGATGGCGCGACATACGAGTACGACGTGCTCGTGGTCTGCCCCGGCATCCAGCTGGACTGGAATCGCACCGAGGGATTGCAGGACGCGATCGGCAAGGGCGGGGTGTCGTCGAACTACGAGTACGACCTGGCACCGCGCACGTGGGAGTTCATCCGCGACTTACGTTCGGGCAGTGCGGTGTTCATGATGCCGTCGGGTCCGATCAAGTGTGCGGGTGCACCGCAGAAGATCGCCTACCTGGCCGCCGACTACTGGCGCCGCCAAGGCGTTCTCAAGGACATCGATGTCCACCTGGTGGTGCCGACACCGCGGCTGTTCGGCATCCCGGCGATCGCCGACAGCCTCGATGTGGTGGCTGCCGACTACGGCATCACCGTGCACACCAGCGCCGAGGTGACCTCAATCGACGCGACGGGACGCAAGGTGACGGTGAGCGGTGTCGGGGAGAACGGGTCCGACAGCATGCTGGCGTTCGACGTGCTGCACGCCGTGCCACGCCAATCCGCGCCGGACTGGATCAAGTCGAGCCCGCTGTCGACCGGTGACGCGAACGGGTACGTGGACATCGACAAGCACACCATGCAGCACGTGCGCTATCCCAACGTGTTCAGCCTCGGCGACGCCGGATCCTCACCCAACTCCAAGACCGGTGCCGCGATCCGCAAGCAGGCACCCGTCGTGGCCGACAACATCGCCGCATTCCTCGCGAGCCGACCCCTGGGTGCTAGCTACAACGGGTACGCGTCGTGCCCGATCGTCACGTCCTCGCACGCGATGCTTCTGGCGGAGTTCAACTACGACATGAAGGTCACGCCGTCGTTCCCGGTGATCGACGCGACCAAGCCGCACCGTGGCTACTGGTACCTCAAGAAGTACGGACTGCCGTTCATGTACTGGAACCTGATGCTCAAGGGCCTCGCCTAG
- a CDS encoding rhodanese-like domain-containing protein: MKFIQYYLDCLSHASYLIADENTGRAVVVDPQRDVAEYLADAKDLGLTIELVIETHFHADFLSGHLELAKATGAKIVYSSVAETEFESMGVADGERYSLGDVTLEFRHTPGHTPESMSIVVYEHAGDEVPYGVLTGDALFIGDVGRPDLLASIGFTREELADKLYDSLHNKLMTLPDATRVYPAHGAGSACGKNLSTDLWSTMGEQKETNYALRAPDKATFMELVTEGQPPAPSYFVYDAILNRKDRELLDETKMPTPMTYEQVVEAVRGGAVLVDGRNPEDFALGHLRHAINIGLEGRYAEFAGSVLPHDVDVVLFTEPGQELEGKNRLARIGFDRVIGFLDQPFAVMLEHRDDVQVASRLTAKAFDQRVSELANLQIVDVRNPGEVEAGTIPNAITIPVGQLPSRLNELDAAKPTVVYCAGGYRSSVAASVLRQRGFADVSDILGGYGAWNDSHQSV; the protein is encoded by the coding sequence ATGAAGTTCATTCAGTACTACCTGGACTGTCTGTCCCACGCGTCGTATCTGATTGCAGACGAAAACACCGGGCGCGCAGTTGTTGTCGACCCGCAACGCGATGTGGCCGAATACCTGGCCGACGCCAAGGATCTCGGGTTGACGATCGAACTCGTCATCGAGACGCACTTTCATGCCGACTTCCTGTCCGGTCACCTCGAGCTCGCCAAGGCCACCGGAGCCAAGATCGTGTACTCCTCGGTCGCCGAGACGGAGTTCGAGTCGATGGGCGTCGCCGACGGCGAGCGCTACTCGCTGGGCGACGTGACGTTGGAGTTCCGTCACACCCCGGGCCACACCCCCGAGTCGATGAGCATCGTGGTCTACGAGCACGCCGGGGACGAGGTTCCCTACGGTGTGCTGACCGGTGATGCGCTGTTCATCGGCGACGTCGGCCGCCCCGACCTGCTGGCCTCGATCGGGTTCACCCGCGAGGAGTTGGCTGACAAGCTCTACGACTCGCTGCACAACAAGCTCATGACGCTGCCGGATGCGACGCGGGTGTACCCGGCGCACGGCGCAGGCTCGGCGTGTGGCAAGAATCTCTCCACCGACCTGTGGTCGACGATGGGGGAGCAGAAGGAGACGAACTACGCCCTGCGTGCGCCCGACAAGGCCACGTTCATGGAGTTGGTCACCGAGGGACAGCCGCCCGCACCGAGCTACTTCGTCTACGACGCGATCCTCAACCGCAAGGACCGTGAGCTGCTGGACGAGACCAAGATGCCGACGCCGATGACCTACGAGCAAGTTGTCGAGGCGGTCCGCGGAGGTGCCGTCCTGGTCGACGGGCGCAATCCCGAGGACTTCGCCCTTGGTCACCTGCGTCACGCCATCAACATCGGCCTCGAGGGACGCTATGCCGAGTTCGCCGGGTCGGTCCTTCCTCATGATGTCGATGTCGTGCTGTTCACCGAGCCGGGCCAGGAACTGGAGGGCAAGAACCGGCTCGCGCGCATCGGTTTCGACCGGGTGATCGGCTTTCTCGACCAGCCGTTTGCGGTGATGCTCGAACACCGCGACGACGTGCAGGTCGCCTCCAGGCTGACCGCCAAGGCCTTCGACCAGCGTGTTTCCGAGCTGGCGAACCTGCAGATTGTCGACGTGCGCAACCCGGGCGAGGTTGAGGCTGGCACCATCCCGAACGCGATCACCATCCCGGTCGGCCAATTGCCCAGCCGGCTGAACGAGCTCGACGCTGCCAAACCGACCGTCGTCTACTGCGCCGGCGGGTATCGATCCTCAGTGGCCGCCAGCGTCCTGCGGCAGAGAGGGTTCGCCGACGTCAGCGATATCCTGGGCGGATACGGCGCCTGGAACGACTCCCACCAGAGCGTCTAG
- a CDS encoding rhodanese-like domain-containing protein — protein sequence MTAPATIDSHNLSARLGSAKPPRVLDVRTPGEFETAHIAGAYNVPLDLLREHRDEIIKHLDEDVVLVCRSGQRAAQADETLRNAGLANVHVLDGGITAWEANGFMVSRGAQRWDLERQVRLVAGSIVLSSVLASIAVPKLKWVAAAIGGGLTFASLTNTCAMGMALSKLPYNRGASCDAQSVVSALIGANCPAGRAN from the coding sequence ATGACCGCACCCGCCACCATCGACTCGCACAATCTCAGCGCCCGACTCGGGTCGGCCAAGCCACCCCGGGTCCTGGACGTGCGCACCCCCGGCGAGTTCGAGACAGCGCATATCGCCGGCGCCTACAACGTGCCGTTGGATCTGCTGCGGGAGCACCGCGACGAGATCATCAAGCATCTCGACGAGGACGTCGTCCTGGTGTGCCGCTCGGGCCAGCGCGCTGCCCAGGCCGATGAGACGCTGCGCAACGCCGGACTGGCCAACGTGCACGTCCTCGACGGCGGCATCACCGCCTGGGAGGCCAACGGCTTCATGGTCAGCCGGGGCGCACAACGCTGGGACCTCGAGCGCCAGGTGCGCCTCGTCGCCGGCTCGATCGTGCTGTCCAGCGTTCTGGCCAGCATTGCCGTCCCCAAGCTCAAGTGGGTGGCCGCCGCGATCGGCGGCGGACTGACCTTCGCGTCACTGACCAACACCTGCGCCATGGGCATGGCGCTGTCCAAGCTGCCCTACAACCGTGGCGCCAGCTGTGACGCACAGTCCGTGGTGTCTGCGCTCATCGGCGCCAACTGCCCTGCCGGGCGGGCGAACTAG